The Aerococcaceae bacterium DSM 111021 genome includes a region encoding these proteins:
- a CDS encoding UPF0223 family protein yields MKNYNYPIDTDWTNDEIVIVITFLNAVELAYEKGIHIEEYQKAYKRFKEVVPSKSEEKQIGNKFEELSGYSLYRTVQLMRSKLKETSLNKKAQIMRMDIDKRRA; encoded by the coding sequence TTGAAAAATTACAACTATCCAATTGATACCGATTGGACTAATGACGAGATTGTTATTGTAATCACTTTTTTAAATGCAGTTGAATTAGCTTATGAAAAAGGTATTCATATTGAGGAATATCAAAAAGCATATAAACGATTTAAAGAAGTTGTTCCAAGTAAGAGCGAAGAAAAGCAAATTGGAAATAAGTTTGAAGAATTAAGTGGGTATTCACTATACCGGACAGTTCAATTAATGAGATCAAAGTTAAAAGAAACGAGTCTGAACAAAAAGGCTCAAATTATGAGAATGGATATCGATAAAAGGAGGGCCTAA
- a CDS encoding inositol monophosphatase family protein, producing the protein MDYQLHHRILVWMQQAAETLKYSLNRELQVEEKKSSSDLVTEMDKATEQFFINKIREYYPTHKVIGEEGQGDNVEDTKGTIWIIDPIDGTLNFVKAKNHFGIMIGIFEDGMPVAGYIYDVMNSDLYYGIVGEDVYLNNHPLEPLEITQLNQSLVLGNVESFSNNVYNMKAILNASLGARSYGSAAIEIIGLIRGEAALYFSAGLRPWDFAAGYAICESMGYKVTTIDGSRPDILTRSPILFAHPNVHEEALELLSHK; encoded by the coding sequence GTGGATTATCAATTACATCATCGTATTTTAGTTTGGATGCAACAAGCTGCAGAGACACTCAAATATTCTTTGAACCGCGAATTACAAGTTGAAGAGAAGAAAAGTTCAAGTGATTTAGTTACTGAGATGGATAAAGCGACAGAACAGTTTTTTATCAATAAGATTCGTGAATATTATCCTACACATAAGGTTATTGGTGAAGAAGGCCAAGGAGATAATGTTGAAGATACAAAAGGGACTATTTGGATTATTGATCCCATTGATGGGACATTAAACTTTGTTAAAGCCAAAAACCATTTTGGAATAATGATAGGTATTTTTGAAGATGGAATGCCAGTAGCTGGTTACATATATGATGTAATGAATAGTGATTTATACTATGGAATTGTCGGTGAAGACGTTTACTTAAACAATCATCCCTTAGAACCACTTGAAATAACACAATTAAATCAATCTTTAGTGCTCGGAAATGTAGAATCTTTCTCCAACAACGTGTATAATATGAAAGCCATACTAAATGCTTCACTCGGCGCTAGATCTTATGGATCTGCTGCGATAGAAATCATTGGCTTAATTAGAGGCGAAGCGGCACTTTATTTTTCGGCCGGATTACGACCGTGGGATTTTGCTGCAGGATATGCTATCTGTGAGTCAATGGGATATAAAGTAACTACAATTGATGGAAGTCGACCAGATATACTAACCCGGTCACCAATATTATTTGCACATCCGAATGTGCATGAAGAGGCATTAGAATTGCTAAGTCATAAATAG
- the typA gene encoding translational GTPase TypA encodes MELRNDIRNIAIIAHVDHGKTSLVNELLIQSDTLDGHTQLDDRAMDNNDIERERGITILAKNTAVDYKGTRVNIMDTPGHADFGGEVERIMKMVDGVVLVVDAYEGTMPQTRFVLKRALDEGLVPVVVVNKIDKPSARPEEVIDEVLELFIELGADDDQIEFPVIYASALNGTSSTSSDVADQEPNMDAIFDAVLEHVPAPVDNRTEPLQFQVSMLDYSDYVGRIGIGRVFQGTIKVGDSVTLMKTDGSTKNFRVTKMFGFFGLARVEIDEAVGGDLIALSGMDDIFVGETVASSTDPIAMPLLHVDEPTLQMKFLTNNSPFAGREGKYVTARNLDDRLARELQTDVSLNVEATDSPDAFIVSGRGELHLSILIENMRREGYEFQVSRPQVIIREIDGVASEPFERLQIDTPEEYMGSIIEALGTRKAEMADMINPGNGQVRLIFLVPARGLIGFSTEFMSLTRGYGIMNHTFDEYRPAVGGSIGRRRNGALVSLDSGQATTYSIMNIEERGQIYISPGTEVYGGMIIGEHNRENDLTVNITKAKQQTNVRSANKDQTNVIKQPKILTLEESLQFMDEDEYCEITPESIRLRKQILDKSAREKASKKDKK; translated from the coding sequence ATGGAATTACGTAATGATATAAGAAACATCGCAATAATCGCTCACGTTGACCACGGTAAAACATCGTTGGTTAATGAACTATTAATACAATCAGATACTTTAGACGGACATACTCAACTTGATGATCGTGCGATGGATAACAATGATATTGAAAGAGAACGTGGAATTACAATCTTAGCTAAAAATACAGCTGTAGATTACAAAGGTACGCGCGTTAATATCATGGATACACCAGGACATGCGGACTTTGGTGGAGAAGTAGAGCGTATTATGAAAATGGTTGATGGTGTTGTACTTGTAGTAGATGCATACGAAGGAACAATGCCACAAACACGTTTTGTATTAAAACGTGCTTTAGATGAAGGTTTAGTTCCAGTAGTCGTAGTAAACAAAATTGACAAACCATCAGCAAGACCAGAAGAAGTTATTGATGAAGTATTAGAATTATTCATCGAACTTGGTGCTGATGATGATCAAATTGAATTCCCAGTAATTTATGCATCAGCATTAAACGGAACGTCAAGCACATCAAGTGACGTTGCGGATCAAGAACCAAATATGGATGCTATTTTTGATGCAGTGCTAGAACATGTTCCAGCTCCAGTTGATAACCGTACTGAACCGTTACAATTCCAAGTGTCAATGTTGGATTATAGCGATTATGTTGGGCGTATCGGAATCGGACGAGTTTTCCAAGGTACAATCAAAGTAGGAGACAGCGTAACATTAATGAAAACAGATGGAAGTACTAAAAACTTCCGTGTAACAAAAATGTTTGGATTCTTCGGGCTAGCAAGAGTAGAAATTGATGAAGCAGTTGGTGGAGACTTAATTGCATTATCAGGAATGGATGACATCTTTGTAGGGGAAACTGTTGCAAGTAGTACAGATCCTATTGCTATGCCTTTATTACACGTTGACGAACCTACTTTACAAATGAAGTTCTTAACGAATAACTCTCCATTTGCAGGTAGAGAAGGTAAGTATGTAACAGCTCGTAACTTGGATGATAGATTAGCACGTGAATTACAAACAGACGTGTCTTTAAATGTTGAAGCTACGGATTCACCAGATGCTTTTATTGTATCTGGACGTGGAGAATTACATTTATCTATTCTAATTGAGAACATGAGACGTGAAGGATATGAATTCCAAGTATCAAGACCACAAGTAATTATTCGTGAGATTGATGGCGTTGCTAGCGAGCCGTTTGAACGATTACAAATTGACACACCAGAAGAGTATATGGGATCAATCATTGAAGCTTTAGGAACACGAAAAGCTGAAATGGCAGATATGATTAACCCGGGTAACGGACAAGTTCGTTTAATCTTCTTAGTTCCAGCTCGTGGTTTAATTGGATTCTCAACAGAATTTATGTCATTAACACGTGGTTACGGTATTATGAACCATACGTTTGATGAGTACAGACCTGCTGTAGGTGGATCAATTGGTCGTCGTCGTAATGGTGCTCTAGTATCATTAGACTCTGGTCAAGCTACAACTTATAGTATTATGAATATCGAAGAACGTGGACAAATTTATATTTCGCCAGGTACTGAAGTATATGGTGGAATGATTATTGGAGAGCATAATCGTGAGAATGATTTAACTGTTAATATCACGAAAGCTAAACAACAAACTAACGTTCGTTCAGCGAATAAAGATCAAACTAATGTTATTAAACAACCAAAAATATTAACTTTAGAAGAATCATTACAGTTTATGGATGAGGACGAGTATTGTGAGATTACTCCAGAAAGCATCCGTTTACGTAAACAAATCTTAGATAAGAGTGCTCGTGAAAAAGCATCAAAAAAAGATAAAAAGTAA
- a CDS encoding superoxide dismutase yields MAFTLPNLPYASDALEPVIDKETMEIHHGKHHNAYVTKLNDALEGTEFAEKSIEDVIANLNDIPEEKRTAVRNNGGGHLNHTLFWESLQAPSDNNEVPADLAKKLEDAFGSVDAFKEKFEAAGAGQFGSGWAWLVDNNGTLEVVGTPNQDNPITDGKKPLLGVDVWEHAYYLKYQNRRPEYLSAFWKVVKWSKVAERLDA; encoded by the coding sequence ATGGCTTTTACTTTACCAAACTTACCATATGCAAGTGATGCTTTAGAACCAGTTATCGACAAAGAAACAATGGAGATACATCACGGTAAACATCATAATGCTTATGTTACTAAATTAAATGATGCATTAGAAGGAACTGAGTTCGCAGAAAAATCAATCGAAGATGTGATTGCAAACTTAAACGATATTCCAGAAGAGAAACGTACAGCAGTACGTAATAATGGTGGAGGACACTTAAACCACACATTATTCTGGGAGTCATTACAAGCTCCTTCAGATAATAATGAAGTTCCAGCTGACCTAGCTAAAAAATTAGAAGATGCATTTGGATCTGTAGATGCATTTAAAGAAAAATTTGAAGCTGCTGGAGCAGGACAATTTGGTTCTGGTTGGGCATGGTTAGTAGATAACAATGGAACATTAGAAGTTGTTGGAACACCTAACCAAGATAACCCTATTACTGATGGTAAAAAACCATTATTAGGTGTAGACGTATGGGAACATGCTTACTACTTAAAATATCAAAATCGTCGTCCAGAATACTTATCAGCTTTCTGGAAAGTTGTTAAATGGTCTAAAGTTGCTGAACGTTTAGACGCGTAA
- a CDS encoding FtsW/RodA/SpoVE family cell cycle protein, translated as MVNEKEHHDAPKNLKLKKILNKLFSKDEMVKNFKHIDKSVILITTILVVIGLLSVFSASMYINPSGFITTQIISVIIGILIILLMIVIPYEFFENIWFIMSVMGLLVVILIYVLLTQDSIFGAASWLGVFGFSFQPSEFVKVVSILVVSWLIKYSERELILSKQNLPSWINKLAIGLLISSVGLIILQPDIGMVIIIGGTWGLIFLLTKGSLKMNIIAYSTLLIGYLLLTIVGRQFGDWLVSQDFHMFERLASFIDPFRYSSDSGYQIIQGLMAFSRGGLFGMGLGQGVSKQGILPVIESDYILANIGEELGLLGVLVVISLLFSLIVILYQRAASSSDIYRKSILIGVASLLLIQSLINIGGVVSVLPLTGVTLPFISYGGTSMIAMLSSIGLALRMIIEDRKEPNINLVYSKQKGE; from the coding sequence ATGGTAAACGAAAAGGAACATCATGATGCTCCAAAAAATCTGAAGCTCAAAAAGATATTAAATAAACTATTTTCAAAAGATGAAATGGTAAAAAACTTTAAGCATATTGATAAATCAGTCATACTTATTACAACTATTTTGGTTGTGATAGGATTATTATCAGTCTTTAGTGCTTCTATGTATATTAATCCAAGTGGTTTTATTACAACGCAAATTATTTCTGTCATTATCGGAATATTAATCATATTGTTAATGATTGTTATACCATATGAATTTTTTGAAAACATTTGGTTTATAATGAGTGTTATGGGGCTATTAGTTGTTATTTTAATATATGTGTTGTTAACACAAGATAGTATATTTGGAGCGGCAAGTTGGCTTGGGGTATTTGGATTTAGTTTTCAACCAAGTGAATTCGTTAAAGTTGTGAGTATTTTAGTTGTCAGTTGGCTTATAAAATATTCAGAAAGAGAGTTAATTCTTTCAAAACAGAATTTACCTTCTTGGATTAATAAATTAGCGATTGGTTTATTAATCAGTTCAGTTGGGTTAATTATTCTGCAACCTGATATTGGAATGGTTATTATCATAGGGGGAACATGGGGTTTAATCTTTTTACTCACAAAAGGATCATTAAAAATGAATATTATTGCGTACAGCACATTATTAATAGGCTATTTGTTACTGACGATAGTTGGACGGCAATTTGGTGATTGGTTAGTCTCTCAAGACTTTCACATGTTTGAGCGACTTGCATCATTTATTGATCCATTCAGATATTCATCAGATTCCGGCTACCAAATCATACAAGGTTTAATGGCATTTAGTCGAGGCGGATTGTTTGGAATGGGACTTGGCCAAGGAGTTTCAAAACAAGGCATATTACCGGTTATTGAATCGGATTATATTTTGGCAAATATTGGAGAAGAACTTGGTTTGTTAGGTGTGTTAGTTGTCATTAGTTTATTATTTAGTTTAATAGTCATTCTATATCAGCGAGCAGCATCAAGTTCAGATATTTATCGAAAATCAATACTTATTGGAGTAGCATCTTTACTACTCATTCAGTCATTAATTAATATTGGTGGAGTCGTAAGTGTTCTACCATTAACGGGAGTTACTTTACCATTTATCAGTTATGGTGGTACAAGTATGATTGCTATGTTAAGTTCAATCGGACTCGCACTAAGAATGATTATTGAAGACAGAAAAGAACCGAATATAAATTTAGTATATTCTAAGCAGAAAGGGGAGTAA
- a CDS encoding YlbG family protein — MEFNMIERQSLTIWLYSAKQIKELRKHGYIHYFSRKMKYAIMYVNKSDAEEIKKVINDYFFVRQVEYSYRDDIDMTFANSIEPSSDNSLSHPFSVANEEESLIESIAESIRNKKINNG, encoded by the coding sequence ATGGAATTTAATATGATTGAAAGGCAATCACTGACCATTTGGCTTTATTCCGCCAAACAAATTAAAGAGTTGAGAAAACACGGTTACATTCATTATTTTAGTAGAAAAATGAAATATGCTATTATGTATGTGAATAAATCAGATGCTGAGGAAATAAAAAAAGTTATCAATGATTACTTTTTTGTGAGACAAGTAGAGTATTCATATCGAGACGATATTGATATGACTTTTGCTAACTCAATAGAGCCTTCAAGTGATAATTCTTTATCTCATCCTTTTTCTGTTGCGAATGAAGAAGAGTCTTTAATTGAATCGATAGCAGAATCAATCCGTAATAAAAAAATTAATAATGGATGA